TGTATGTTTACCTACAGCCATAAAAGTTACAACATTAGACCAGCATCCACCTCGATGAATGTAGATGCTGGGAGTGACTCGAAAAGAGTTTGAGAAGAATAAGGCATTGTCCAGTCATTGTGTGAGTTCTTGAATGTCCAAGTGTTTCTTCATTTATGCTGTTTCAAGTTCATTTCGAGAACAGCAATGGTTTCTGTATGTCTTTTCGCGTTTCTGTTGTTTTGTAATGACAAAACGAAAAGCTTTTTGATTACTTCCATTAAAAGGGACATTCCAGATGACTGCATCGATGAACGTTTATGAATCTTTACACTGTTTGTGAATGTATGTTAGAAGAAGGACAGGAATGTCTGGAATGAGCTGGGTGGGAAACGCGATGCCCGGGTGGGAAAGAGGGCAAACCCTTTCGAAAACAAAGGAAAACTCTGAAAAACATTCACAGTTACTCAGTGTTTGTGTACATATCTGTGCAACTTGGGTTATTGTGACAGAAACTTATTTATATGTGAGGGGATGGGTTTCAGACGTCCAGGGTTTAGCGCAGGCTGCTACACAAACATTTTCTAGGCATGGAGCCTGCGGTCAGGAACAGCGTCACACTTTGTACAGCACTGCAATGAACTAAGGACTAGACCTGGacttcaaacttttgaccactAGGATAAGGATAGGCTGATTTCTGACCGTCTCTGTCCCAGAACAGGTTCTTTTCCTCAGCTAAACACCTCTGCAATGCCCGCCGCTGGAGCCTCAGAGTGAGTATAACAGCTGAGCTTTAggtttgagtgtgtgtttgtttgtttatgttaaatatgtaagattcttcaaaatttaatttgaaaatttaaGTTGTTAAACTTAAAGTAGTAGTTCACACTACCAGTGCTACAGTGTTTGTTCTTCTTTTCAGAAGATTCATAAGTTTTAATAACACAAAAAGtcatgtgtatgtgtttgtgtttgtgtttgtctgaGTAGTTTGATCTCAGCAGTAGACATAACTTTGCTCTAAAAACAGACCAGTGTCACATGAAGAAACAGGAGACCAGACagcagtgtatgtgtgtgggttTATATTCACATTAGTACGACAAGAACTTTCATGTTTCGTTCTCATTAAAAGTCATGGTTATGACTATAACATggattttaaactttaatatgGCCTGATttaaatgtacagttgaggtcaaaagtttacatacacctacagaacctgcaaaatgttaattatttgagccaaattaagagggatcatacaaaatgcatgttatttttaatttagtactgacctgaatatttcacataaaaagatgttcacatatagtccacaagagacaataatagctgaatttataaaaatgaccctgttcaaacctttacatacacttgattcttaatactgtgctgttaccggaataatccacagctgtgttttttgtttagtgatagttgttcatgtgtaccttgtttgtcctgaacagttaaactgcctgctgtccttcagaaaaaatctgtcaggtccaacaaattcttccagcatttttgtatatttgaaccctttccaacaatgactgtatgattttgagatccatcttctcacactacgggcaactgagggactcatatgtaacttttacagaaggttcaaatgctcactgatgtctcgcaatgcattaagagctgggggtgaaaacttttcgaatttgaagatcagggtaaatgtaacttattttgtcttttgaaaacatgtaagcatcttctgtagcttctgaaggtcagtactaaatgaaaatatgatattaaggcaaattaagaaaaatgtacacatcttcattctgtttaaacccttggcttttaatgcataatgtttttccctctggagcatcagtgagcgtttgaaccttctgtaatagttgcatatgagtccctcaattgtcctcagtgtgaaaagatggatctcaaaatcatgtagtcattgttggaaagaattcaaatgaactaaaatgctgaaaagtcaaagactttgtgggacctgaaggattttcctgAAGAATAGCGGGCAGTTTACCTGTTCAGGACAattaagggactcatgaacaaaaatcacaaaaaaaaaaaaaaaaaaaaaagaaaaaaaaaaaaagcacacacacacagctgtggatcattcaggtaacaacacagcattaagaatcaagtgtatgcaaatgttttagtgaggtaatttttataaattcaactattatcttcttttgtagactatatgtatgggtcttttatgtgaaatattttattcacattaaaaaaatagcatgcattttgaatgattactcttattttgataaaataattaacattttgcagattctgcaaggtaaatgcaaacttttgacctcaactatatatGAACTACTGATCTGTTGatgtacagtgggtacggaaagtattcagacccccttaaatttttcactctttgttatattgcagccatttgctaaaatcaattaagttcattttttttcctcattaatgtacacacagcaccccatattgacagaaaaacacagaattgttgacatttttgcagatttattaaaaaagaaaaactgaaatatcacatggtcctaagtattcagacgctttgctcagtatttagtagaagcacccttttgatctaatacagccatgagtctttttgggaaagatgcaacaagtttttcacacctggatttggggatcctctgccattcctccttgcagatcctctccagttctgtcaggttggatggtaaacgttggtggacagccatttttaggtctctccagagatgctcaattgggtttaagtcagggctctggctgggccattcaagaacagtcacggagttgttgtgaagccactccttcgttattttagctgtgtgcttagggtcattgtcttgttggaaggtaaacctttggcccagtctgaggtcctgagcagtctggagaaggttttcgtccaggatatccctgtacttggccgtgttcatctttccctcgattgcaaccagtcgtcctgtccctgcaggtgaaaaacacccccacagcatgatgctgccaccaccatgcttcactgttgggactgtattggacaggtgatgagcagtgcctggttctctccacacataccgcttagaattaaggccaaaaagttctatcttggtctcatcagaccagagaatcttatttctcaccatcttggagtccttcaggtgggctttcatgtgtcttgcactgaggagaggcttccgtcgggccactctgccataaagccccgaatggtggagggctgcagtgatggttgactttctacaactttctcccatctcccgattGCATCTCTGGaactcagccacagtgatctttgggttcttctttacctctctcaccaaggctcttctcccccgatagctcagtttggccggacggccagctctaggaagggttctggtcgtcccaaacgtcttccatttaaggattatggaggccactgtgctcttaggaaccttaagtgcagcagaaatgtttttgtaaccttggccagatctgtgccttgtcacaattctgtctctgagctcttcaggcagttcctttgacctcatgattctcatttgctctgacatgcactgtgagctgtaaggtcttatatagacaggtgtgtggctttcctaatcaagtccagtcagtataatcaaacacagctggactcaaatgaaggtgtagaaccatctcaaggatgatcagaagaaatggacagcatcTGAGTTCagtatatgagtgtcacagcaaagggtctgaatacttaggaccatgtgatatttcagtttttcttttttaataaatctgcaaaaatgtcaacaattctgtgtttttctgtcaatatggggtgctgtgtgtacattaatgaggaaaaaaaatgaactcaaatgattttagcaaatggctgcaatataacaaagagcgaaaaatttaagggggtctgaatactttccgtacccactgtatgcttccttaaattcacttttgaatttaaaatgtattctttttgtATTTCTGTTCATTTCTGGAACAGTTCATTCGAAGGTcagctaaaaataaacattatttctaTAAGTAATGTTTTATGCAGTCTAATGTAATCCTTCTGTGTTGTttagtgtaatatttttttccagcctattgtaatatttatctgcagcttgtgtgtatataaatatatttaattttgaaggATGAAGCAAAACAATAGGGTTAGGCTTTTACACATGTGCTGACTTGGCCTTTATAAAGAACCATGCATGTACTTCACTgtgtattattaatgttgtgGAAAATTGGATTGTGCACTAATATAATGTGTGGGTGTTGAACAGTCCTAAGTCGGAGGATCTCTCCACTGCTATTCTGAAGCAGAAGACTCGACCAAATAGACTCATTGTGGATGAAGCCAACAATGAGGACAACAGTATTGTGTGCTTGTCACAGGTAATCAATTTTTGTCTGTGTAAGTGGTTGAGTGATGATGAAACTGCAGTGTGTAATTTAGTTGcgcaattgcaaaaataattattgttttaaatggaTTTCTAAAACATGTGCATGTAAATCACTGCATGAGTGTTACAGGTTAAAATGGAGGAACTTCAGCTGTTTCGTGGTGACACTGTGGTTTTACGCGGTCGGAAGCGAAGGCAGACGGTCTGCATTGTTCTCACAGACGACACGTGTGGCAACGAGCGTGTGCGCATGAACAGGGTCACCCGCAACAACCTGCGTGTGCGTCTCGGTGATGTCATCAGGTGTGCGATGACATAAGGCTTTAACTGCTGTCTTACTTCCAAGCAAGattattaaatctatttatttaaaactagaGGCCTTATTTGCTGTTAGTGGTAATGAAAAAACACATCTGCAACATCATCTGCAGTGCTCACTCatatgtgtgtttacagtaTCCACGCTTGTCCAGATGTGAAATATGGGAAGCGCGTCCATGTTCTACCCATTGATGACACTATTGAGGGGCTTACAGGCAACCTGTTTGAGGTTTTTCTAAAGCCGTATTTCCTGGAGGCCTACCGACCTGTTCATAAAGGTACACATGTTCACACATACAGCACATTCAGTGTGCTAAACATAAGAACAAAAGAGTTTTGCATTTAGGTTAAGTTGTAGTGTAGTGCTGTCAATGTTAGCGAGTTAACACAGGCtattaatttttccagtttaatgatgttaaaaatagttaacACAGCGGTGCGCACTGTAGCCTGTATCACTTCATATGAAAATGCGAATGAAACTACGAGTATGCGTGTCAGATCCGTGTCACattcagcagcggcagctcttaaagtaatagcagccaaataacccagctgttttgatgtctgttaatcaaagaacaaaagaaaaagacaaaaatcaataacttttgtagctttaaggattcacTTTCATATAATTTAGAACTTAAaaaattaggaaaaaataacatttttttagagacatcagtagtattggtatcagtgatactcacctgcagtcataaaaaagatgccattaaacaaatttaaaaaatatactgtctttacattatttctacattaatttgcaaaattattgcaatatacaAGTTTAAAAACCTGAATGTTGGgttggattaatttaaaaaaaaaaagaaaaggattaattgtgattaaaatgtgcttaatgtgtaattaattagtacattttttaatcaattaacaGCACTAGTCTTAGTGTTAAGTGTGGTTTTGTTATTTAGGTCTTCACTGAGGTTTAGACTGGTCTGTACATTTGGACATCTTGGGTTAGGATCTAAAGATAAGTCaggattttatatattttggtaATTTAGTAAAATACCCTAAAGAGGTAAAGAGGAAACAACCTTTTTGTGACaagtattaaacaaaaaaaaaaagttttggaaaaaaGCTTAATCCATCGAATAGTATTGTGTTAATCAGGCACAATTATCTTACAATACTGTCCAATTAATCTGCCAGTGGAGTACAATATAGtacaaaaaaagcttattttacttagtattattgtcttgtttctagtcaaaatatctaaaaattcttaaaatgaaTTTGCTAGATTAAGCAAAATcacatcatttaatttttttttccctggaaACAAGTCAAATTATCTTTATATCTTTAAGGAGCATTTCACTTACCCCATTTGcagataattttaatttaattttagatttttcacctaatatttatatttcattttatggtTGCTTAATATCAATTAACAGAAACTATTACTAATAGATCTAGTTCCGCTTGCCAGCACTGTACCAATTCACAGTGGAGTTTGTTCATCTTTATGCTTTATGCAGGTGATATTTTCCTGGTTAGAGGAGGCATGAGAGCAGTGGAGTTTAAAGTAGTAGAAACAGACCCCAGCCCACACTGCATCGTAGCCCCAGATACCATTATCCACTGTGAGGGAGAACCAATCAAACGAGAGGTAAGTGTCATTTCATAATACCTGCACAGTTTCTCTATTTCAGTGTCCCCACCATGTCATGATCTCATATGTTGACGGCCTCAGGATGAGGAGGAGAGCCTGAATGACATTGGGTATGATGACATCGGGGGTTGTCGCAAACAGCTGGCTCAGATTAAAGAGATGGTAGAGCTGCCTCTCAGGCACCCTGGCCTGTTCAAAGCCATTGGAGTGAAGGCAAGAATCACTACACACATCAAACAatatatttcttcattttctgatttatgtAGACATTTGCATTTCTTAcagtgatttataaataaagATTACTCACACATGCAAGTATTACATCCACTTACTGTTGTTCCTCAGCCTCCGAGAGGAATTCTACTTTACGGTCCACCCGGCACGGGCAAGACGTTGGTGGCTCGTGCTGTTGCTAATGAGACAGGAGCTTTCTTCTTTCTCATCAATGGTACATACGCACACTTGAAAGCCACAGTCTGAAACAGAATGCAACTGaaagttgacatttttacagtgaCTTCTAAATCCATGTATTTACCTTGAAGAGCCAAACAGATGATCCTTTGTGACGATCGATTTTGTTCTTGACAAAACAGGCAGATCGTATTGTAGCATTGTGCTAAATATCAAGTATCAGTAACACTGATGTATTTCCAGGCTTTATGCAATTTCCATATTGCATTTCTTGTGCTACATGCTGTTGCTTTTGTATCCCAGGTCCTGAAATCATGAGTAAACTGGCAGGGGAGTCTGAGAGCAACCTGAGAAAAGCTTTTGAGGAAGCtgaaaaaaatgcccctgctaTCATCTTCATCGATGAGCTGGATGCAATCGCTCCGAAACGAGAGAAGGTAAGGAGAAGAGGAAGAGAAACAGGTTTATGTAACTGTGTACAGTCTGATTGCTGGTTTGATGGTTATGCCATGTCTGTAGACTCATGGTGAGGTTGAGCGGAGGATCGTCTCTCAGCTGCTCACCCTGATGGACGGCCTGAAACAACGTGTTCATGTTGTAGTTATGGCAGCCACAAACAGACCTAACAGCGTGGATCCTGCTCTTCGGCGCTTTGGTGCGAACATACACATACGCACATTTGTAACATTCATGCCGAGAGTGATTTGCATCTACAGATGAATGGACCAAAATATACTTTCTCATGAAAggtcatttgtaaatgttgtgTTGTAGGTCGTTTTGATCGAGAGATTGACATTGGCATCCCTGATTCCACCGGCAGGCTGGAAATTTTACAAATTCACACCAAGAACATGAAACTATCGGACGATGTGGACCTGGAACAGGTGAGAATGCTGGAGAGTGATGGAGGGTCTGATTCATATCAGATATTTTGTAACTGGATGTTTCTGTTTATGGTAGATCTCAACTGAAACACACGGGCACGTGGGAGCAGATTTGGCTGCTCTGTGTTCAGAGGCAGCGCTGCAGGCCATCCGCAAAAAGATGACCTTGATTGACCTGGAGGATGACAGCATTGATGCAGACCTCCTCAACTCAATGGCCGTCACCATGGACGACTTCAAGGTCAGcctcaacattttacattttcaacagATTATGTTTCGATTTTTAGGTGCAGTATGTGGTATTGACAGGCAGCTAGTGGTTGAAATGGGTACTGCAGCCCAAATTCAATATACTGGAGAGTTTTTTTCTTCCACCATAACTAAGGACAAGCAACAGGAACGAGTGCAATTGACAAAGGAAGGTGATGAGCCTTATTCCCAAAATATACTTCACTTTTTACGTGGACATGAGGGCCACCGTACAATGTGAGTTGCGCAAATCTCATCATCAGAATAGTACACGCACCCCCCCCATTTTCGTACTTTGTATGTGCAGGTCATACATCTGCCTTGAATTTGTTTTGCAGtaatcagttgttccacaaggtggcaacactcCCAGGCttgtttcacagtagaaaaCGAAACTAAAGAgatggaacaacaacaaaataaaggaaactgcaacaacaacagacacTCACACTGACAAGCCCTTGAGCGTGAGAGCTTTGGTTTAAAAgagttaaaaatatttgttatctGTCATAGCTTATGGGGGAAAAAAGCAGACACTGGACATGGATGAAGCTTTCTACAGTGCATGTGTCAACCCATGTTGATGCACAACAACAAATGGAGTATACTTTGAAAGGCTACTTGTTTGACTGCACACATAtggttgagaaaaaaaaaaaaaagtatactttgaTGAGTtgaattatctgtattttaatattCCACTGGTCAATGAGCATTTTAGATGGATGCAGAGGCTTTTTTAAGTCAGGTAGAATCTCCGATCTCTGACGCAGTTCATTTGCGGGCTTCCATGGCTGCAATGCACTGTTTTCCACCAACCCAGGgtcaaaaattacatataacaTCTTTAAATCTTTTCCATCACTGAGGGCAAATCTGTTACTTAGATACTGGGGTCTTTTTCTCAGTATAACAATCTGTGAAGCAATGCCCTTAAGGAAAAATCTAATTTGTTTCCATTTTCAATCTTATTTCTGTCTTTTACCAGTGGGCTCTAAGTCAGAGTAACCCATCTGCTCTGAGGGAGACGGTGGCGGAGGTTCCACAGGTCAACTGGGAGGACATTGGAGGACTTGATGAAGTGAAGCGAGAGTTACAAGAGCTTGTTCAGGTAAAACCACAAACATGCACGCACATAcaaacaggtttgaaacagTTATTCGCTCTCTCTAACTCACTTTGTCTCTCTCTGATAAGTATCCTGTGGAGTATCCTGATAAATTTCTGAAGTTTGGAATGACTCCATCTCGAGGGGTTCTGTTCTATGGTCCTCCTGGTTGCGGCAAAACCCTACTAGCCAAAGCCATCGCCAACGAGTGCCAGGCCAACTTTGTATCTATTAAAGGTATGAGTTTAAGAGAAACTAAAGTTGAAGAAAAGATAGGCTGGGTATGattgtatttgtgtttataatCCCTTCTATACTTTGTACTGATTGCAGGCCCAGAGCTGCTCACCATGTGGTTTGGTGAATCAGAGGCAAACGTCAGAGATGTGTTTGATAAGGTGAACAACTTACTTGCTAGTAACAGAGCATCTCAGATGTGCTTCATGTGTGAATCATCAATTTTCCAGATCTCATTCTGATGTATATCACACATTGCTTTTGTTGTGGTATCAGGCGCGACAGGCGGCCCCGTGCATTCTGTTCTTTGACGAGCTGGACTCTATTGCTAAAGCACGAGGTGGCGGGGCTGGAGATGCGGGAGGTGCGGCTGACAGGGTCATCAACCAGATCTTGACAGAAATGGATGGAATGACCAATAAGAAGAACGTCTTTATCATTGGCGCCACCAACAGGTGACACAGACTTGTCTGTGCTTGCATTTGTTGGCAATGGTTAAAGTAAAGATAAAGTGGATAATGTGAGGATGGGATGTCTGTCACTCTTAGGCCTGATATCATTGATCCTGCAATCCTGAGGCCTGGACGTTTGGATCAATTAATTTATATCCCTCTACCCGACATGCCTTCCCGCAGCGCCATCCTACGCGCTAACCTGCGCAAGTCCCCTGTCGCTAAGGTCATTCACACAAAACCTAACACATACATGCGTCTCCACATGAAACCAGCAGTTAACTGTGTTTCTTTGTGTTCTCCAGGATGTAGACCTGGCGTATCTGTCCCGGATAACAGAGGGATTCTCAGGAGCAGACCTGACTGAGATCTGTCAGAGGGCCTGTAAGCTCGCTATAAGAGAAGCTATAGAAGCAGAGATCCGTGCTGAGAGACAGCGCCAAGCTAGGAAAGAGGCTGCTATGGTTAGTGCGAATGTGATTGAAAAAGCCATGGCACCATCATTCCTGAACACACATGCATAAAGAAGAATATGCTGAATATGCCAGTTGTAGAAAAGGAAATATCTCCTTTtagtgtttttctgtttgtctgCCCCTACAGTATGCTTGTGCATTAACTGGCAgtctaaaaaaatatagtttttgtgtgtgatttGAGCTTGAGGCAAAATGTATGATAATACTGTTGTCagattttattacttttgaaaatatgtgaccctggaccacaaaaccagtcataagggtcttttttttttttaattttgtacatcatctaaaagttgaataaataggctttccattgatgtatggtttgctaggataagacaatatttagcagagatacaactatttgaatatctggaaggtgtaaaaaatttaaaaatattgagaaaatcacctttaaagttgtctaaataaagttgtcaaataaattagcaatgcatattactaatcaaaaataaaatatacttatggtaagaaatttacaaaatcttcatgaaacatgatctttacttaatttcctaatgatttttggcataaaagaaaaattgattattttgacccatttgttggctattgctacaaatatatctgtgctacttatgattggttttgtggtccaggggacatattttattgaatgttttttttttcccctcactaATCAAAGGTCAGATGTTGTACAACTAGTCATAAATCCTTTTGTCGTTTGTCTCATGTTGAGCAAAGCTATCTTTTCCTAACATTTACAACATCTTAATATTAGACTAcctaatatataataacatttggtttattaaacatttaaaccaatAAAGATCATTCTATATTGtatattgtgtatttaaaaaacatatcttGACAAATTCATACCTGCTTCCAGGATGATGATTATGACCCGGTGCCTGAGATCAGGAAAGATCATTTTGAGGAAGCCATGAGATTTGCTCGTCGGTCTGTCAGTGATAATGACATACGGAAGTATGAAATGTTTGCTCAGACTCTTCAGCAAAGCCGTGGATTTGGGAACTTCAGGTACTCAAACACATAAGCACACAAATCAATAGTACCTCATACCACCTTATACCTCATTTTGTCGAGTAAAACAcctctctttctttcattctttggCTTATCGGCAGGTTTCCTACAGCTCCTCAGTCAGGTGGAGGTCAGGGGTCAGGCCAAGGCTCTGGGGGTCATTTCAGAGATGATGGAGATGATGATCTCTATCAGTAATCAAAGTCAGCTGCCTTCTACCAGCCCAGCACCTGGTGTGTGCAACAGTGAGAGAAGATATTCACTTTCAACTGGaactaaaaatgattaatattaatagtgAAGAATAACCACTATCTGCTATTTCTCATTCTGACAGATTTTTATCTCTTACAGTCCTGTTTGAAACTGACAAAACAATTAAATCGAATGCCTATTATTCTCATATTAAATGATAAGGTGTTGTTAA
This genomic window from Labeo rohita strain BAU-BD-2019 chromosome 1, IGBB_LRoh.1.0, whole genome shotgun sequence contains:
- the zgc:136908 gene encoding transitional endoplasmic reticulum ATPase: MPAAGASDPKSEDLSTAILKQKTRPNRLIVDEANNEDNSIVCLSQVKMEELQLFRGDTVVLRGRKRRQTVCIVLTDDTCGNERVRMNRVTRNNLRVRLGDVISIHACPDVKYGKRVHVLPIDDTIEGLTGNLFEVFLKPYFLEAYRPVHKGDIFLVRGGMRAVEFKVVETDPSPHCIVAPDTIIHCEGEPIKREDEEESLNDIGYDDIGGCRKQLAQIKEMVELPLRHPGLFKAIGVKPPRGILLYGPPGTGKTLVARAVANETGAFFFLINGPEIMSKLAGESESNLRKAFEEAEKNAPAIIFIDELDAIAPKREKTHGEVERRIVSQLLTLMDGLKQRVHVVVMAATNRPNSVDPALRRFGRFDREIDIGIPDSTGRLEILQIHTKNMKLSDDVDLEQISTETHGHVGADLAALCSEAALQAIRKKMTLIDLEDDSIDADLLNSMAVTMDDFKWALSQSNPSALRETVAEVPQVNWEDIGGLDEVKRELQELVQYPVEYPDKFLKFGMTPSRGVLFYGPPGCGKTLLAKAIANECQANFVSIKGPELLTMWFGESEANVRDVFDKARQAAPCILFFDELDSIAKARGGGAGDAGGAADRVINQILTEMDGMTNKKNVFIIGATNRPDIIDPAILRPGRLDQLIYIPLPDMPSRSAILRANLRKSPVAKDVDLAYLSRITEGFSGADLTEICQRACKLAIREAIEAEIRAERQRQARKEAAMDDDYDPVPEIRKDHFEEAMRFARRSVSDNDIRKYEMFAQTLQQSRGFGNFRFPTAPQSGGGQGSGQGSGGHFRDDGDDDLYQ